Proteins found in one Amycolatopsis umgeniensis genomic segment:
- a CDS encoding MbtH family protein, with translation MSNPFDNEDGSFLVLVNDEGQHSLWPTFAEVPAGWTRVHGEASRQECLAYVEENWTDLRPKSLIQEVGS, from the coding sequence ATGAGCAATCCGTTCGACAACGAAGACGGTTCCTTCCTGGTGCTCGTCAACGACGAAGGACAGCACTCGCTCTGGCCGACCTTCGCCGAGGTGCCCGCCGGCTGGACCCGGGTCCACGGTGAGGCCAGCCGTCAGGAGTGCCTCGCCTACGTCGAGGAGAACTGGACGGACCTCCGGCCGAAGAGCCTCATCCAGGAAGTCGGTAGCTGA
- a CDS encoding cytochrome P450 produces the protein MVVPLPHQRFGLDPVPELSDLQKNGPLHEYDTEPGLDGRKQWLVTGYDEIREILSDVGRFSSMRPVDDEADRAWLPGILQSYDPPDHTRLRGTVTRANTVRRVEVLRPAAEEIVEECLDDLEDMGSPVDFVRNAAWPIPALLACDFLGVPRDDQYELSRMFRESRESRLPRQRNLSGLGIVNYAQKLAARNRVEPGDGMIGGIVRDHGDEVTDEELAGLAEGIMIGAVEQLASQLAIAALLLVTHPAQMALLRERPELANNAAEEVLRYASIVETPSPRTALVDVTIAGRTIHAGDVLTCSLLAVNRARGDQFDITRENTEHIAFGHGIHHCIGAPLTRLQLRVALPALVRRFPSLRLAVPEEELRFKPGRPAPFAVEELPLEW, from the coding sequence ATGGTAGTTCCGCTGCCACATCAGCGGTTCGGGCTCGATCCGGTGCCGGAGCTCAGCGATCTGCAGAAGAACGGGCCGCTGCACGAATACGACACCGAGCCCGGGCTCGACGGCCGCAAACAATGGCTGGTCACCGGGTACGACGAAATCCGGGAGATCCTTTCCGACGTCGGCCGGTTCAGCTCGATGCGCCCTGTCGACGACGAGGCGGACCGGGCCTGGCTGCCCGGGATCCTGCAGTCGTACGACCCGCCCGACCACACCCGCTTGCGGGGGACCGTGACCAGGGCGAACACCGTCCGGCGGGTCGAGGTCCTGCGGCCGGCCGCCGAGGAGATCGTCGAGGAATGCTTGGACGATCTCGAGGACATGGGGTCGCCCGTCGACTTCGTCCGGAACGCCGCCTGGCCGATCCCGGCTTTGCTCGCCTGCGACTTCCTCGGTGTCCCTCGTGACGATCAGTACGAGTTGTCGCGAATGTTCAGGGAAAGCCGGGAGAGCAGGCTTCCCCGGCAGCGGAACTTGTCGGGGCTTGGCATCGTCAACTACGCGCAGAAACTGGCCGCGCGCAACCGCGTCGAGCCCGGCGACGGGATGATCGGCGGCATCGTGCGCGACCACGGCGACGAGGTCACCGACGAGGAACTGGCGGGGCTCGCCGAGGGGATCATGATCGGGGCCGTCGAGCAGCTGGCGTCCCAGCTGGCGATCGCGGCGCTGCTCCTGGTGACCCATCCCGCCCAGATGGCGCTGCTTCGCGAGCGTCCGGAACTCGCGAACAACGCGGCCGAGGAAGTGCTCCGGTACGCGTCGATCGTCGAGACCCCCTCTCCCCGGACCGCGCTCGTCGACGTGACCATCGCGGGCCGCACCATCCACGCGGGCGACGTCCTGACGTGCTCGCTGCTGGCGGTGAACCGCGCGCGGGGCGACCAGTTCGACATCACCAGGGAGAACACCGAGCACATCGCTTTCGGGCACGGCATCCACCACTGCATCGGGGCGCCGCTGACCAGGCTTCAGCTGCGGGTGGCGCTGCCCGCGCTGGTCCGCCGGTTCCCCTCGCTCCGGCTGGCCGTCCCCGAAGAGGAGCTGCGGTTCAAGCCGGGCAGGCCCGCGCCCTTCGCCGTAGAGGAGCTTCCCCTTGAGTGGTGA
- a CDS encoding non-ribosomal peptide synthetase produces MTVDDTRAKPRSSVEDVWPLSPLQEGMLYHTVLDDDGPDTYTVQTVYGIEGPLDAGLLKASWQALVDRHAALRACFRYVSGAQMVQVIKRDAEIPWRETDLTGLPEDILDSEVDRLAADELAERLSIDAAPLMKLHLIRLGQESHRLVHTLHHVLVDGWSMPILHRELAAIYAAGGDASGLPATVSYRDYLAWLGRQDKEVARAAWRTELAGLDTPTTVAPADPARVPDIDTTVVELSEELTDGLARLARGHDLTLNTVVQGAWGVVLSQLSGRDDVVFGATASGRPADLAGVESMVGQLLNTLPVRVRLDGARRAVDLFAGLQRDQAALMTHQHLGLQDVQAVVGAGAVFDTLVIYENFPRKGLGRSPDGGLSLIPVKRGRNSSHYPFTLITGPGERMPLILDYDRGLFDQAAAESVVGALSRVLERLVAEPEVLVGRLTLVSEAERTLVVDTFNATEGPVPGESVVELFARRVETAPDAVAITDAAGANLTYAALDQASNRLARHLADRGVGRGDRVGVAMERSPELLIAFLAIWKAGAAYVPVDVEYPAERIEFILTDSGVSTILCVQATSGVVPDGAIVLDAPETRAAVDALPTTAPEFRPNAGDLAYVMYTSGSTGLPKGVAIPHGAVAGLAGDAGWRLGPDDGVLMHATHVFDPSLYAMWVPLVTGGRVLLTEPGVLDAAGVRQAVERGATAVHLTAGSFRALAETSPECFEGLTEIGTGGDVVPAQSVENLRRAQPGLRVRNTYGPTETTLCATWLPIEPGDVIERELPIGHPMTNRKIYLLDAFLRPVAPGVAGELYIAGTGLARGYLDSPGLTSERFVASPFLDGERMYRTGDRARWTRDGEVVFLGRGDEQVKIRGYRVELGEVEAVLAAQPGVVEAVVMAREDQPGEKRLVAYFVSDGKDAGPEEIRRRMALVLPAYMVPLAVIALPGLPVTPNGKVDRRALPAPDLAGQASEKAPENETEKVLCGLFSEILGVPQVGVDDAFHDLGGSSALAMRLIARIREELGADLPIRQLFSSPTPAGVARALAAKSRPPLEAVERPGRVPLTARQLRSWLLASPGDEASGLHISVALRLRGRLNVPALAEAFGDVAARHEILRTTFPGDAQTVHQHILDTLAVELTPIPATEETLPGLIAQRREQHFDLTEEVPWRCDLFELSEKAHVLYLKVHRILADDGSLDVFFRDLAAAYGARRSGRVPERAPLALQFADYAIWERRLLDDERGQDSLITEQITFWQANLAGIDGETVLPFDRPRPVVPSRRAGTVPVRLEAEPHARLTKAVEPVGAHVLQVVQAALAVLLVKFGASDDVVIGTSLPKDDDLIDLEPMVGPFARPLALRTNLSGDPTFLEVVTRAQEAARTARLYLDLPFEKIVELLDLPGSLARHPVFQVALEVGEEDLGAWDATELPALRTEAEPLGPDAFELDLSFELTERLDEEDAQDGIDGTLRYATDLFDEATAESLARRLVRVLEQVAENPQRRISEVDFSLDETERERPAEAPAKWSGPVPAVAAKLAEGGPLGALVLDDELRPVVAGAVGDLYLTGSVVDASPAEKTVACPFGTEGRRMVRTDLLARWNSSDALTVVGERRRPGTAVTTGTGDFEVLLPLREGGNRPPLFCVHASGGLSWNYAPLLRSLPQNQPVYGLQARGLARAEPLPADVEEMAADYVDQIRAVQPSGPYHLLGWSLGGRISQAMATLLEAQGEEVGLVALLDAYPTDVGRLPRAQRGTAVDEEADAFDKQQDQQLALAAGVARDAGARTNLEEVMGHLRRIGPEHTAKSFTSDILLFVATENRPSHLPTEVAIASWKPLTSGTVEPHEIPTGHMEMLQPAALAQIGAVVAEKLRPRPDRERTQR; encoded by the coding sequence GTGACCGTTGACGACACCCGCGCGAAGCCGCGTTCCAGCGTGGAGGACGTCTGGCCTCTTTCGCCGTTGCAGGAAGGAATGCTCTATCACACCGTCTTGGACGACGACGGGCCCGACACCTACACCGTGCAGACCGTCTACGGCATCGAAGGACCGCTCGACGCCGGACTGCTGAAGGCGTCTTGGCAGGCCCTCGTGGACCGGCATGCCGCGCTGCGGGCCTGTTTCCGCTATGTCAGCGGCGCGCAGATGGTGCAGGTCATCAAGCGGGACGCCGAAATCCCTTGGCGTGAAACGGATCTCACCGGATTGCCGGAGGACATCCTCGACAGCGAGGTCGACAGGCTCGCGGCGGACGAGCTGGCCGAGCGGCTGAGCATCGACGCGGCGCCGCTGATGAAGCTGCACCTGATCCGGCTCGGCCAGGAGAGCCACCGGCTCGTGCACACGCTGCATCACGTCCTGGTCGACGGCTGGTCGATGCCGATCCTGCACCGCGAGCTCGCGGCGATCTACGCGGCGGGCGGCGACGCGTCCGGGCTGCCCGCCACAGTGTCCTATCGGGACTATCTCGCGTGGCTCGGCAGGCAGGACAAGGAAGTCGCCCGCGCGGCCTGGCGGACGGAACTCGCCGGACTGGACACCCCCACCACGGTCGCCCCGGCCGATCCGGCGCGCGTGCCGGACATCGACACGACGGTCGTCGAGCTGTCCGAGGAACTGACAGACGGTCTCGCGCGGCTGGCGCGCGGCCACGACCTCACGCTGAACACCGTCGTGCAGGGCGCGTGGGGAGTCGTGCTGTCGCAGCTCTCCGGCCGTGACGACGTCGTGTTCGGCGCGACCGCCTCGGGGCGGCCCGCCGATCTGGCCGGTGTCGAGTCGATGGTCGGCCAGCTGCTCAACACCCTGCCGGTGCGGGTCCGGCTCGACGGTGCGCGGCGGGCCGTCGACCTGTTCGCCGGGTTGCAGCGCGACCAGGCGGCGCTCATGACCCACCAGCACCTCGGCCTGCAGGACGTGCAGGCCGTCGTCGGCGCGGGCGCTGTCTTCGACACGCTCGTCATCTACGAGAACTTCCCCCGCAAGGGGCTCGGCCGGTCGCCGGACGGCGGCCTGAGCCTGATCCCGGTGAAGCGGGGACGCAACTCCTCGCACTACCCGTTCACCCTGATCACCGGTCCCGGTGAGCGGATGCCGCTGATCCTCGACTACGACCGGGGTCTCTTCGACCAGGCCGCCGCCGAATCGGTCGTCGGCGCGCTGTCACGGGTGCTGGAGCGGCTTGTCGCCGAGCCGGAGGTGCTGGTCGGCCGCCTGACGCTGGTCAGCGAGGCCGAGCGCACGTTGGTCGTGGACACGTTCAACGCGACCGAAGGCCCGGTGCCGGGGGAGTCCGTCGTCGAGCTGTTCGCGCGGCGGGTGGAGACCGCGCCCGACGCGGTGGCGATCACCGACGCGGCCGGGGCGAACCTGACCTACGCCGCCCTCGACCAGGCGTCGAACCGGCTGGCCCGGCATCTCGCGGATCGCGGCGTCGGCCGTGGTGACCGTGTCGGCGTCGCCATGGAAAGGTCGCCCGAGCTGCTGATCGCGTTCCTCGCGATCTGGAAGGCGGGCGCTGCCTACGTCCCGGTGGACGTGGAGTACCCGGCCGAGCGGATCGAGTTCATCCTCACCGACTCCGGGGTCTCGACCATCCTGTGCGTCCAGGCCACCAGCGGAGTCGTGCCGGACGGCGCGATCGTCCTCGACGCGCCGGAAACGCGCGCGGCCGTCGACGCTCTTCCCACCACCGCGCCGGAATTCCGGCCGAACGCGGGCGACCTGGCGTACGTGATGTACACGTCGGGATCCACCGGCTTGCCGAAGGGCGTGGCGATCCCGCACGGTGCCGTGGCCGGTCTGGCGGGCGACGCGGGCTGGCGGCTCGGCCCCGACGACGGCGTCCTGATGCATGCGACGCACGTCTTCGACCCTTCGCTGTACGCGATGTGGGTGCCACTCGTCACCGGTGGTCGGGTCCTGTTGACCGAGCCGGGAGTGCTGGACGCGGCAGGCGTTCGCCAGGCGGTGGAACGGGGTGCGACCGCCGTCCACCTCACCGCCGGCAGCTTCCGCGCGCTGGCGGAGACGTCGCCAGAATGCTTCGAGGGCTTGACCGAGATCGGGACTGGCGGCGACGTCGTTCCCGCGCAGTCCGTGGAGAACCTGCGGCGAGCCCAGCCCGGCTTGCGGGTGCGGAACACCTACGGGCCCACCGAAACCACGCTGTGCGCGACGTGGCTGCCGATCGAACCCGGCGACGTGATCGAGCGGGAACTGCCGATCGGTCACCCGATGACCAACCGCAAGATCTACCTTCTCGACGCCTTCCTGCGTCCCGTCGCGCCGGGCGTGGCGGGCGAGCTGTACATCGCGGGCACCGGGCTGGCTCGCGGCTACCTCGACAGCCCCGGCCTGACGTCCGAGCGGTTCGTGGCGTCCCCGTTTCTCGACGGTGAGCGCATGTACCGCACGGGCGACAGGGCGCGCTGGACCCGCGACGGCGAGGTCGTGTTCCTCGGCCGCGGCGACGAGCAGGTGAAGATCCGCGGCTACCGGGTCGAGCTGGGCGAGGTGGAGGCCGTCCTGGCGGCCCAGCCGGGCGTGGTCGAAGCGGTCGTCATGGCGCGCGAGGACCAGCCGGGCGAAAAGCGCCTGGTGGCCTACTTCGTCTCCGACGGCAAAGACGCGGGGCCGGAGGAGATCCGGCGGCGGATGGCACTGGTCCTGCCCGCGTACATGGTCCCCCTCGCGGTGATCGCCCTGCCCGGCCTGCCCGTCACGCCCAACGGCAAGGTGGACCGCCGAGCCCTGCCCGCCCCGGACCTCGCCGGACAGGCGTCGGAGAAGGCACCGGAGAACGAGACCGAGAAGGTCCTTTGTGGACTGTTCTCCGAGATCCTCGGCGTTCCGCAGGTGGGGGTCGACGACGCCTTCCACGATCTCGGCGGGAGTTCGGCGCTGGCCATGCGGCTCATCGCGCGGATCCGTGAGGAACTCGGCGCGGATCTGCCCATCCGGCAGCTGTTCTCCTCGCCGACACCCGCGGGGGTCGCCCGCGCGCTCGCCGCGAAGTCCCGTCCGCCGTTGGAAGCCGTCGAGCGGCCGGGCCGCGTGCCGCTGACCGCCCGCCAGCTCCGCTCCTGGCTGCTGGCCAGCCCCGGAGACGAGGCCTCCGGCCTGCACATCTCGGTCGCCCTGCGCCTGCGCGGCCGGCTGAACGTGCCCGCGCTGGCAGAGGCCTTCGGAGACGTCGCGGCCCGGCACGAGATCCTCCGTACGACCTTCCCCGGCGACGCGCAGACCGTTCACCAGCACATCCTGGACACCTTGGCGGTCGAGCTGACCCCGATCCCGGCGACCGAGGAAACCCTTCCCGGCCTCATCGCCCAGCGGCGTGAACAGCATTTCGACCTCACCGAGGAGGTGCCGTGGCGCTGCGACCTCTTCGAACTTTCGGAGAAGGCGCACGTGCTGTATCTGAAGGTGCATCGGATCCTGGCCGACGACGGCTCGCTGGACGTGTTCTTCCGTGACCTGGCGGCCGCGTACGGCGCGCGGCGCTCGGGCCGGGTCCCGGAGCGCGCGCCGCTGGCCCTGCAGTTCGCGGACTACGCGATCTGGGAGCGGCGGCTGCTCGACGACGAGCGCGGGCAGGACAGCCTCATCACCGAGCAGATCACCTTCTGGCAGGCCAATCTGGCCGGTATCGACGGCGAGACGGTGCTCCCGTTCGACCGGCCGAGGCCGGTCGTCCCGTCGCGGCGGGCCGGTACGGTCCCGGTGCGGCTGGAGGCCGAACCGCACGCCCGGCTGACCAAGGCGGTGGAACCGGTCGGCGCGCACGTCCTCCAGGTGGTGCAGGCGGCGCTCGCCGTCCTGCTGGTCAAGTTCGGCGCGAGCGACGACGTCGTGATCGGTACGTCGCTGCCGAAGGACGACGACCTCATCGACCTCGAGCCGATGGTCGGGCCGTTCGCCCGGCCGCTGGCCCTGCGGACGAACCTCTCGGGCGACCCCACCTTCCTCGAGGTCGTCACCCGGGCGCAGGAGGCGGCCCGGACGGCGCGCCTGTACCTGGATCTGCCGTTCGAAAAGATCGTCGAGCTGCTGGATCTGCCGGGCTCGCTCGCCCGTCACCCGGTGTTCCAGGTGGCACTGGAAGTGGGCGAGGAGGACCTCGGCGCTTGGGACGCCACGGAACTGCCCGCGCTGCGCACCGAAGCCGAACCCCTCGGGCCCGACGCCTTCGAGCTGGATCTGTCGTTCGAACTCACCGAGCGCCTCGACGAGGAGGACGCCCAGGACGGCATCGACGGCACCCTCCGCTACGCCACCGACCTCTTCGACGAGGCCACGGCTGAGTCGTTGGCACGGCGGCTGGTCCGCGTCCTCGAACAGGTCGCGGAGAATCCGCAGCGGCGTATCAGCGAAGTCGACTTCTCCCTGGACGAAACCGAAAGGGAACGTCCGGCCGAGGCACCGGCGAAGTGGTCCGGACCGGTGCCCGCGGTGGCCGCGAAACTGGCCGAGGGCGGCCCGCTCGGCGCACTCGTGCTGGACGACGAGCTGCGTCCCGTCGTCGCGGGGGCCGTCGGCGATCTGTACCTCACCGGATCGGTGGTGGACGCGAGCCCGGCCGAGAAGACTGTGGCCTGCCCATTCGGTACAGAGGGGAGGCGGATGGTGCGTACGGATCTGCTCGCCCGCTGGAACTCCTCCGACGCCCTGACCGTGGTGGGTGAACGGCGTCGACCGGGCACTGCGGTGACCACCGGAACCGGCGACTTCGAGGTGCTGCTTCCGTTGCGGGAAGGCGGAAACCGGCCGCCGCTGTTCTGCGTCCACGCGAGTGGCGGGCTCAGCTGGAACTACGCGCCGCTGCTGCGGAGCCTTCCGCAGAACCAGCCGGTGTACGGCCTCCAGGCGCGCGGCCTCGCCCGCGCCGAACCGCTGCCCGCCGATGTCGAGGAGATGGCGGCCGACTACGTCGACCAGATCCGCGCCGTGCAGCCGTCCGGGCCTTACCACCTGCTCGGCTGGTCGCTCGGCGGCCGGATCTCGCAGGCGATGGCCACTTTGCTGGAGGCGCAAGGGGAAGAGGTCGGCCTGGTAGCCCTGCTCGACGCGTATCCCACCGACGTGGGGAGGTTGCCGCGCGCACAACGCGGCACCGCCGTCGACGAGGAGGCCGACGCCTTCGACAAGCAACAGGACCAGCAACTGGCGCTCGCCGCCGGAGTGGCCCGCGACGCCGGCGCCAGGACGAACCTGGAGGAGGTCATGGGGCACCTCCGCCGGATCGGGCCGGAGCACACCGCCAAGAGCTTCACCAGCGACATCTTGCTGTTCGTCGCGACGGAGAACCGGCCCTCGCATCTGCCCACCGAGGTCGCGATCGCCAGCTGGAAGCCCCTCACCAGCGGGACCGTCGAACCGCACGAGATTCCCACCGGTCACATGGAAATGCTGCAACCCGCGGCGCTGGCCCAGATCGGGGCCGTCGTCGCCGAGAAGCTCCGGCCCCGGCCGGACCGCGAAAGGACGCAACGATGA
- a CDS encoding cytochrome P450, with amino-acid sequence MHWRDRFDPVRLLLDFMAKGPMTELGTEEDGEGRTAWLATGFDEVRQVLGSDKFSARLLYGGTASGITFPGFITQYDPPEHTRLRRVLSPAFSVRRMERFRSQVEQVVEDVLDDIDSIGGPLDFVPHFGWAIATTTTCDFLGIPRDDQTELSRSLHASRAERTGSRRVAAGNKYMTYMTQNTARTRRDPGDDMLGVVVREHGDEITDSELTGLAAFVMGAGGDQVARFLAAGAWLMVEAPEQFDLLREKPDVIPDWLEEMVRFLSTSEKLTPRIATEDVRVGEFLVKAGDTVTCSLIGVNRRDFPSPEDRFDITRAKTPHVAWGHGIHHCLGRPLADLIFRVAIPALATRFPKLRLAEPDREIKLGPPPFDVKALPLDW; translated from the coding sequence ATGCACTGGCGGGACCGGTTCGACCCGGTCCGGCTGCTGCTCGACTTCATGGCCAAGGGCCCGATGACCGAACTGGGCACCGAGGAGGACGGCGAAGGCCGGACAGCGTGGCTGGCCACCGGATTCGACGAGGTCCGGCAGGTTCTCGGCTCGGACAAGTTCAGCGCCCGGCTGCTCTACGGCGGGACGGCGTCCGGCATCACCTTTCCCGGCTTCATCACCCAGTACGACCCGCCGGAGCACACGCGGCTGCGGCGGGTGCTGTCGCCCGCGTTCTCCGTCCGGCGGATGGAGCGATTCCGGTCTCAGGTCGAGCAGGTCGTCGAGGACGTACTGGACGACATCGACTCCATCGGTGGCCCGCTCGACTTCGTCCCGCATTTCGGGTGGGCCATCGCGACCACGACGACGTGCGACTTCCTCGGCATCCCTCGGGACGATCAGACGGAGTTGTCGCGCAGCCTGCACGCCAGCCGGGCCGAACGGACGGGCAGCAGGCGCGTGGCGGCCGGGAACAAGTACATGACGTACATGACCCAGAACACGGCTCGTACGCGTCGCGATCCCGGTGACGACATGCTCGGTGTCGTCGTGCGCGAGCACGGCGACGAGATCACCGACTCGGAACTGACCGGGCTGGCCGCGTTCGTGATGGGCGCGGGCGGGGATCAGGTCGCCCGGTTCCTCGCGGCGGGCGCGTGGCTGATGGTCGAGGCGCCCGAGCAGTTCGATCTGCTCCGGGAAAAGCCGGACGTCATCCCGGACTGGCTCGAGGAGATGGTCCGTTTTCTCAGCACCTCCGAGAAACTCACCCCGCGTATCGCGACCGAAGACGTGCGCGTCGGCGAATTCCTTGTCAAGGCGGGGGATACCGTCACCTGCTCCTTGATCGGCGTGAACCGCCGGGACTTCCCCTCGCCGGAGGATCGGTTCGACATCACCCGGGCGAAGACGCCGCACGTCGCGTGGGGGCACGGCATCCATCACTGCCTCGGCAGGCCGCTGGCCGATCTGATCTTCCGCGTGGCGATCCCGGCGCTGGCGACCCGCTTCCCGAAACTCCGGCTGGCCGAACCGGACCGCGAGATCAAATTGGGTCCGCCCCCGTTCGACGTGAAGGCCCTGCCGCTCGACTGGTAA
- a CDS encoding cytochrome P450: MEHDIDEVAPLVQPTANYMLRTHCDPHEDMFELRAHGPLVRIVGSASTQLRTDYVWQAMGYDVVRQVLGDHEHFTTRPRWSSAESLEDEPIPPDLIGQLSVYDQPEHTRLRGMLTPEFTTRRIRRLEPAMQELIEDRIDVLEAEGPPADVQGLFADPVGGMALCELLGIPRDDRGEFIRRVRQNVALSRGFKARAHDSAAFNRYLDGLIARQRQDPDEEFIGSIVREHGDDVTDAELRGVFTALILGGVETVAGMIGFGVLALLDHPEQKDLMLAGKEEADRVVAELMRYLSPVQQPNPRLAIKDVVIGGQLIKAGEYVMCSILMANRDEALTPNANVLDANRTSGSHVGFGHGIHYCIGAAVARSLLRMAYQSLWGRFPDLRLAVPREEIKLRNAFIDCPDQLPVAW, translated from the coding sequence ATGGAGCACGATATCGATGAGGTCGCGCCGCTCGTGCAGCCGACGGCGAACTACATGCTCAGAACGCATTGCGACCCCCACGAGGACATGTTCGAGCTCCGGGCGCACGGCCCGCTGGTGCGGATAGTCGGGAGCGCGTCCACCCAGCTGCGGACGGACTATGTCTGGCAGGCCATGGGTTACGACGTCGTGCGGCAGGTGCTCGGCGATCACGAGCACTTCACGACGCGGCCCCGCTGGAGTTCGGCGGAATCCCTCGAGGACGAACCCATCCCGCCGGATCTCATCGGGCAGCTGTCGGTTTACGACCAGCCCGAGCACACCCGCCTGCGCGGAATGCTGACGCCGGAGTTCACCACCCGGCGGATCCGCAGGCTGGAACCCGCGATGCAGGAACTGATCGAGGACCGCATCGACGTGCTCGAGGCCGAGGGGCCGCCCGCGGACGTCCAGGGGTTGTTCGCGGATCCGGTCGGCGGGATGGCACTGTGCGAATTGCTCGGCATCCCGCGTGACGATCGCGGCGAATTCATCCGGCGCGTCAGGCAGAACGTCGCGCTCAGCCGCGGGTTCAAGGCGAGGGCGCACGACAGCGCGGCGTTCAACCGGTACCTGGACGGTCTCATCGCCCGGCAGCGCCAGGATCCCGACGAGGAATTCATCGGCTCGATCGTGCGCGAACACGGGGACGACGTCACGGACGCGGAACTGCGGGGCGTGTTCACCGCGCTCATCCTCGGCGGTGTCGAGACCGTCGCGGGAATGATCGGGTTCGGCGTGCTCGCCTTGCTGGATCATCCCGAGCAGAAGGATTTGATGCTCGCGGGCAAGGAAGAAGCGGATCGTGTCGTCGCCGAACTGATGCGGTACCTGTCGCCCGTGCAGCAGCCGAATCCACGGCTCGCCATCAAGGACGTGGTCATCGGCGGACAGCTGATCAAAGCGGGGGAGTACGTGATGTGCTCGATCCTGATGGCCAACCGCGACGAAGCGCTCACGCCGAACGCCAACGTCCTCGACGCGAATCGCACTTCGGGTTCCCATGTCGGGTTCGGGCACGGTATTCATTACTGCATCGGCGCGGCGGTGGCGAGGTCGCTGCTGCGGATGGCTTATCAGTCCTTGTGGGGCCGATTCCCCGATCTACGGCTCGCCGTTCCCCGCGAGGAGATCAAACTCCGGAACGCGTTCATCGATTGCCCGGATCAATTGCCGGTCGCCTGGTAA
- a CDS encoding cytochrome P450, giving the protein MSGDDARPLHIRRDGFGPAEELRSAGTLTQITIGEGAGAETSWLAAGHAVVRQVLGDHQRFSNRRRWHDQDEVGGTGIFRPRELVGNLMDYDLPEHPRMRQKLMPGFTLRRIRRLQPYIEQIVADRLDAMEDEGSPADLIELLADEVPGAVLCELIGVPRDDRATFTQLCHRHLDPSLSQRKRAAAGEAFSRYLLAMIATQRKEPGEGLIGAVVAEHGDAATDEELRGFCVQVMLAGDDNISGMIGLGVLALLQNPEQIAAFQDTDQAADRAVDELIRYLTVPYAPTPRTAKEDVTIAGKVIKEGETVTCSLPMANRDPALLPDGDRLDVTRDPVPHVAFGHGVHHCLGAALARLELRVVYSALWQRFPKLRLADPGQETAYRLTTPAYGLTSLMVEW; this is encoded by the coding sequence TTGAGTGGTGACGACGCGCGGCCGCTCCACATCCGGCGGGACGGTTTCGGCCCGGCGGAGGAACTGCGGTCCGCCGGGACACTGACCCAGATCACCATCGGCGAGGGAGCGGGCGCGGAGACCAGCTGGCTGGCCGCGGGGCACGCGGTCGTCCGGCAGGTACTCGGCGATCACCAGCGGTTCAGCAACCGGCGCCGCTGGCACGACCAGGACGAGGTCGGCGGGACGGGCATCTTCCGGCCGCGGGAACTGGTCGGCAACCTGATGGACTACGACCTGCCCGAGCACCCGCGGATGCGGCAGAAGCTGATGCCGGGCTTCACCTTGCGGCGGATCCGGCGTCTGCAGCCGTACATCGAGCAGATCGTGGCGGACCGGCTCGACGCCATGGAGGACGAGGGATCCCCCGCGGACCTGATCGAACTCCTCGCCGACGAGGTGCCCGGGGCCGTGCTGTGCGAGCTGATCGGGGTGCCCCGGGACGACCGCGCCACGTTCACCCAGCTGTGCCACCGGCATCTCGATCCCTCGCTGAGCCAACGGAAACGGGCGGCCGCGGGCGAGGCGTTCTCCCGCTACCTGCTGGCCATGATCGCCACACAGCGGAAGGAACCGGGTGAGGGCCTGATCGGGGCGGTCGTCGCCGAACACGGCGACGCGGCCACGGACGAGGAGCTGAGAGGGTTCTGCGTACAGGTCATGCTGGCCGGGGACGACAACATCTCCGGCATGATCGGGCTCGGTGTGCTGGCGTTGCTGCAAAATCCCGAGCAGATCGCCGCTTTCCAGGACACCGACCAGGCGGCGGACCGGGCGGTCGACGAACTGATCCGGTACCTGACGGTCCCGTACGCCCCGACACCGCGCACCGCCAAGGAAGACGTCACCATCGCGGGCAAGGTGATCAAGGAGGGCGAGACGGTCACCTGTTCCCTCCCCATGGCCAATCGCGATCCCGCCCTGCTGCCGGACGGGGACCGCCTCGACGTCACGCGCGACCCGGTTCCGCATGTCGCGTTCGGACACGGCGTCCACCACTGCCTGGGCGCGGCGCTGGCGCGCCTCGAACTCCGGGTCGTCTATTCCGCGCTGTGGCAGCGTTTCCCCAAGCTGCGGCTGGCGGATCCCGGCCAGGAGACCGCGTACCGGCTGACCACGCCGGCGTACGGATTGACCAGCCTGATGGTCGAATGGTGA